The genomic region AGCAAGAAGTACCATGCGCATGACCCGAACAACGAATGGAAGGTCGGCGACAAGGTCTGGATCGAGGAATGCCGGCCGATCAGCAGGAAGAAGCGCTGGCGGGTCGTCCAGGGCGAGCATGTGACGACGGTCTAGGCGGCGGCGCCGCGGCGGAACGCAGGCTGCGGGGCGACGTAATCAGGGTGGACGAGCCATGATCCAGATGCAGACGAATCTCGATGTCGCCGACAACTCGGGCGCCAAGCGGGTGATGTGCATCAAGGTGCTGGGCGGCACCAACCGGCGCTATGCGCAGGTGGGAGACATCATCGTGGTGTCGGTGAAGGAGGCGACGCCGAAGGGGCGCGTGAAGAAGGGCGAGGTGTACCGCGCGGTCGTCGTGCGCACCGCCAAGGACATCCGCCGGCCGGATGGCTCGGTCATCCGTTTCGACCGCAACGCGGCGGTGCTGATCAACAAGCAGGGCGAGCCGATCGGCACGCGCATCTTCGGCCCCGTGGCGCGCGAGCTCAGGGCGGCGAACCAGATGAAGATCATCTCGCTCGCTCCGGAGGTGCTGTGATGGCTGCGAAGCTGAAGAAGGGCGACAAGGTCGTCGTGATCGCCGGTCGCGACAAGGGCAAGACCGGCGAGATCCTG from Rhodothalassiaceae bacterium harbors:
- the rpsQ gene encoding 30S ribosomal protein S17 translates to MPKRVLQGRVVSDRNDKTVVVLVERRFPHPLLGKIVRRSKKYHAHDPNNEWKVGDKVWIEECRPISRKKRWRVVQGEHVTTV
- the rplN gene encoding 50S ribosomal protein L14, which gives rise to MIQMQTNLDVADNSGAKRVMCIKVLGGTNRRYAQVGDIIVVSVKEATPKGRVKKGEVYRAVVVRTAKDIRRPDGSVIRFDRNAAVLINKQGEPIGTRIFGPVARELRAANQMKIISLAPEVL